The DNA window ttttaggttttcctAAAGGTCGAAAGTTGAAGTTGTAATAAACTTCGGGAAtctctaaattattttcatgatttctaatttaaaaacatgtttttctataaattgctctagataaaaatgtgaatattcAAGTTCAATCAACATTAAAAAGTCACTAAAACCATATAtcaacatttgaaaaattcataatgaaaaactaattatttaagaatgtagaactattaaaacttacttttaataaatattttaaacacttaatatttaaaaaaaaagtttgcacttcAAGCAAACATCAACATAGTAAATGACTGCTAGCAGTCGTATTGTCAAAGTGCTCTCCTCCTCGATTCTCATCCGGGCGAGGGAGGTTGGCAAACAGCGCGCGGACCATTTTCTGAAGAAAAAAAGTGTTCTTAGTGAAGAAAAATGTCTGATTCTGCAGTTGCAACGTCCGCTTCTCCAGTGGCTGCCCCATCCGCGACAGTTGAGAAAaaggtggcccaaaaaaaggcaTCTGGATCTGCCGgcacaaaggcaaagaaagcCAATGCGGCGCCGTCACATCCGCCAACTCAGCAAATGGTGGACGCttcgattaaaaatttaaaggaacGTGGCGGCTCATCACttctggcaataaaaaaatatatcactgCCACTTATAAATGCGACGCCCAAAAGTTAGCTCCATTCATCAagaagtacttaaaatcggcCGTGGTCAATGGAAAGCTTATCCAAACAAAGGGAAAGGGTGCATCTGGATCATTTAAACTTTCGGCCTCCGCCAAgaaggataaggataaggatcCGAAGGCGAAGTCGAGGGTTTTGTCTGCTgagaaaaaagtggaaagcaaGAAGGTAGCATCCAAGAAGACTGGTGCTTCCTCCAAAAAAACTGCCGCTGGGGCTGCTGACAAAAAGCCCAAGGCTAAGAAGGCTGTGGCCACCAAAAAGACTgccgagaaaaagaaaaccgagaAGGCAAAAGCCAAGGATGCTAAGAAAACTGGAATCGTAAAGTCGAAGCCCGCCGCAACAAAGGCGAAAGCGACCGCGACCGCAGCGAAGTCGAAGGCTACAGCAGCCAAAGccccaaaggcaaagccaGCGGCGTctgcaaaacccaaaaagactGCGAAGAAAGCAGCGGTTTCTGCTACGGCCAAGAAGCCGAAAGCAAAGACTACGGCCGCCAAGAagtaaattgtgaaaaagtaCAGTAGTTAGTACATGTTCGCAATCAAAATTTTAGATTTCAACatctgaaatttgtttaaacaagcCCTTTTCAGGGCTACAACGATTCGTTGCAAGAgaaaaaactttcatttaaatgctatttgaaaattaaaatgctccattaattttattggcaacCATCGCGTCGTGTCTGGTTATTGAATTACGTTGCTTTTTGAGCGTATTGAGTTTTCGTTTCCGATTTTTTGGTATATatctaaacaaatttgaacaattttaacCCCATAGTGGGAATGGATAAGTTGAAATCGacgatatattgaaaaatacatttccttgGTGAAACACATTGTGGCCCTGAAAAGGGCCGTTTTGGATTAATGTCCGCAGCATTCGTAGGAACAAATTATTTGGAGCTGGTGTACTTGGTGACAGCCTTGGTTCCCTCACTGACAGCATGCTTGGCCAACTCTCCCGGCAGAAGCAGGCGAACAGCCGTTTGGATTTCTCGACTGGTGATGGTCGAGCGCTTGTTGTAGTGAGCCAGACGAGACGCCTCGGCAGCAATGCGCTCGAAAATATCATTTACAAAGCTGTTCATGATGCTCATCGCCTTAGATGAAATGCCGGTGTCAGGATGGACCTGCTTGAGAACCTTGTAAATGTAGATGGCATAGCTCTCCTTCCTCttgcgcttctttttcttgtcggTCTTGGTGATATTCTTCTGAGCCTTGCCAGCCTTCTTGGCTGCCTTTCCACTAGTTTTCGGCGGCATTATTcactttacttatattttcacaaacaCAATTCACTTATCATAATGTGGCTCTGAACGcgttcatttttatacttttttacgaACAATCATTTCAGGTCTAAGTCACCCACCCCTAACTGAAAGCGCTGGCAGacgaaaaagtataaatatttccctgCCGGGGTTCGGCCAGCATTCGTGTTCCGTGTGTTAAGTGAACTAAGTGAAATAAACGCAAAGCAAAATGTCTGGACgtggaaaaggtggcaaagtGAAGGGAAAGGCAAAGTCCCGCTCCAACCGTGCCGGTCTTCAATTCCCTGTGGGCCGTATTCACCGTCTGCTCCGGAAGGGCAACTACGCCGAGCGTGTTGGTGCAGGCGCTCCAGTTTACCTAGCAGCCGTAATGGAATATCTGGCCGCTGAAGTTCTCGAGTTGGCAGGCAATGCTGCTCGTGACAACAAGAAGACTAGAATTATTCCGCGTCATTTACAGCTGGCCATCCGCAACGACGAGGAGTTAAACAAGCTGCTCTCCGGCGTCACTATTGCCCAAGGTGGAGTCTTGCCGAATATTCAGGCTGTTCTGTTGCCCAAAAAGACCGAGAAGAAGGCTTAAACTAAACGTTTCAAAAGCTGAATACCTACTTGTACATAAAATCATCAATCAAACCGTCCTTTTCAGGACGACCAAATTGTTACCaaagatttgaaaaattttttaactaCGTTACTATTATGttgtattgaataaattatacaaaaaattattttaggaattgtcatattttatttatatatgcagtaagatttttcaaattttctattatataaaatataaagtagtttttttatttttcgcactCCACGATGCGTTGATATACACACGGTGTCTGAATTCAGTACAGTCTGTACAAAGCCATGTTATGAATCTatcaatatatacacactatACTCTCAATTTGGTCTACCTGAAGAAGCAATCAATGATCGACATTTAGTTTGATGCAATAGCGGACTACCTCATTCTTGGGGTTCCCAACCAATAAAAGgacatattttttgaaaatgtacctccttttaaaaagttagtggtggtcctgaaaaggaccgaTTGCTTAATAAAAGTACAGGACTTTTTTTTAACCGCCAAATCCGTAGAGAGTGCGGCCTTGCCTCTTCAGAGCGTACACAACATCCATGGCTGTAACAGTCTTTCTCTTAGCGTGTTCGGTGTAGGTGACGGCATCACGAATTACGTTCTCCAAGAAAACCTTCAGAACACCACGCGTTTCCTCGTATATGAGTCCAGATATGCGCTTCACACCGCCACGACGAGCCAAACGGCGGATAGCAGGCTTCGTGATACCTTGGATGTTATCACGAAGCACTTTGCGATGACGCTTGGCGCCACCTTTTCCCAATCCCTTGCCTCCTTTACCACGACCAGTCATTATTCACTGTTTTATACTattctgcacacacacagtccgAAAGTCACTGAAGAactaatttcaacattttctgtgTGCCTCTATTTATACGTAAAACGCCAAAAACCCGAGAGAGTACGAATGATATGTTCGTTTCGTTCCTCGCTCGTCAATGAGATGGCCtctgtttctctttctctttctcaccATCCACGCTTGCTATATAAGTAGGTAGCAAATGCTCTGATCGTTTATTGTGTTTTGAAACGTGAAGTAGTGAACGTGAACTGTGGTGAAACTCAAATCGGAAATGGCTCGTACCAAGCAAACTGCACGTAAATCGACTGGTGGAAAGGCGCCACGCAAACAACTGGCTACTAAGGCCGCTCGCAAGAGCGCCCCTGCGACTGGAGGTGTAAAGAAGCCCCACCGCTATCGCCCTGGAACAGTGGCCTTGCGTGAGATCCGTCGCTACCAAAAGAGCACAGAGCTTCTGATCCGCAAACTGCCTTTCCAGCGTCTGGTGCGTGAAATCGCTCAGGACTTTAAGACTGACTTGCGATTCCAGAGCTCGGCTGTTATGGCCCTGCAGGAAGCTAGCGAAGCCTATCTGGTTGGTCTCTTTGAAGATACCAACTTGTGTGCCATTCATGCCAAACGTGTCACCATAATGCCGAAGGACATCCAATTAGCGCGACGCATCCGCGGCGAGCGTGCTTAAGTTGGCAAGGCTTCAATTGGCAGCCAAAGCCCTAGCATACTCTACAAtcggtccttttcaggaccacAAACCACATTCAAtgagatttaaatttttcttttgcagcctatttataaaagaatatatattagaatataatattatatatagaaaataataacagaattgatattctatattttgtcTTTGTGTTAAGTTCAGctgaatatattattgaaatgtttataaggGGCAAACGGCACTGAAACTtcaaacatttctaaaaaatagaaattctgCTAATGAAAGAATcgaaatattgttattttaattgttagcccaacattaataaaataaaagaaaaggttaatataaaaacagttgttttatattttttattagtgctAACTTCCTTTAGAACACTGAAATAGTCATACGGAGCAAGAACCACGTTACCTTCAAAcatctataaaaaatcaaaattctgcGAATGACAGTTTGGaaataatgtaattatatcgGTCAGTCCAATATTTAGAAAGTAACAGAAAACTATAACATAAagattgttaattaaaattttttcttagttttaacTCAATTTGGGAATATTATTGAAGAGGTCGTACGGGGCCAGTGGAACTGCCCCTTCAACCgtctgtaaaaaataaaagatctgtaaaaacttgttttgaaattggttaattacgtagggaaattcaatatctaatatacaaaagaaagagataatacaaaaaagattgctttatattttattattaaataaaaacattgtatgACATACTATATGAAGGCTGATATATGGTagggaaattgatttattttagacaaattatttataaaaatgcatgaaaactTTAATCTACTAAAGCAAACacgttattattttaagaaaatattaaaaatccattgtttttgacaatatatgtattttttagaatCAAAAACTATTGCTGAATGATGCCGTAGAGCAAACTTTTTATGTAGTTCATTGTCAACTTAAATCAAGTAATAAAGTATCTCAAACAATAATAGACGCTCcttttttaggttttcctAAAGGTCGAAAGTTGAAGTTGTAATAAACTTCGGGAAtctctaaattattttcatgatttataatttaaaaacatgtttttctataaattgctctagataaaaatgtgaatattcAAGTTCAATCAACATTAAAAAGTCACTAAAACCATATAtcaacatttgaaaaattcataatgaaaaactaattatttaagaatgtagaactattaaaacttacttttaataaatattttaaacacttaatatttaaaaaaaaagtttgcacttcAAGCAAACATCAACATAGTAAATGACTGCTAGCAGTCGTATTGTCAAAGTGCTCTCCTCCTCGATTCTCATCCGGGCGAGGGAGGTTGGCAAACAGCGCGCGGACCATTTTCTGAAGAAAAAAAGTGTTCTTAGTGAAGAAAAATGTCTGATTCTGCAGTTGCAACGTCCGCTTCTCCAGTGGCTGCCCCATCCGCGACAGTTGAGAAAaaggtggcccaaaaaaaggcaTCTGGATCTGCCGgcacaaaggcaaagaaagcCAATGCGGCGCCGTCACATCCGCCAACTCAGCAAATGGTGGACGCttcgattaaaaatttaaaggaacGTGGCGGCTCATCACttctggcaataaaaaaatatatcactgCCACTTATAAATGCGACGCCCAAAAGTTAGCTCCATTCATCAagaagtacttaaaatcggcCGTGGTCAATGGAAAGCTTATCCAAACAAAGGGAAAGGGTGCATCTGGATCATTTAAACTTTCGGCCTCCGCCAAGAAGGATAAGGATCCGAAGGCGAAGTCGAGGGTTTTGTCTGCTgagaaaaaagtggaaagcaaGAAGGTAGCATCCAAGAAGACTGGTGCTTCCTCCAAAAAAACTGCCGCTGGGGCTGCTGACAAAAAGCCCAAGGCTAAGAAGGCTGTGGCCACCAAAAAGACTgccgagaaaaagaaaaccgagaAGGCAAAAGCCAAGGATGCTAAGAAAACTGGAATCGTAAAGTCGAAGCCCGCCGCAACAAAGGCGAAAGCGACCGCGACCGCAGCGAAGTCGAAGGCTACAGCAGCCAAAGccccaaaggcaaagccaGCGGCGTctgcaaaacccaaaaagactGCGAAGAAAGCAGCGGTTTCTGCTACGGCCAAGAAGCCGAAAGCAAAGACTACGGCCGCCAAGAagtaaattgtgaaaaagtaCAGTAGTTAGTACATGTTCGCAATCAAAATTTTAGATTTCAACatctgaaatttgtttaaacaagcCCTTTTCAGGGCTACAACGATTCGTTGCAAGAgaaaaaactttcatttaaatgctatttgaaaattaaaatgctccattaattttattggcaacCATCGCGTCGTGTCTGGTTATTGAATTACGTTGCTTTTTGAGCGTATTGAGTTTTCGTTTCCGATTTTTTGGTATATatctaaacaaatttgaacaattttaacCCCATAGTGGGAATGGATAAGTTGAAATCGacgatatattgaaaaatacatttccttgGTGAAACACATTGTGGCCCTGAAAAGGGCCGTTTTGGATTAATGTCCGCAGCATTCGTAGGAACAAATTATTTGGAGCTGGTGTACTTGGTGACAGCCTTGGTTCCCTCACTGACAGCATGCTTGGCCAACTCTCCCGGCAGAAGCAGGCGAACAGCCGTTTGGATTTCTCGACTGGTGATGGTCGAGCGCTTGTTGTAGTGAGCCAGACGAGACGCCTCGGCAGCAATGCGCTCGAAAATATCATTTACAAAGCTGTTCATGATGCTCATCGCCTTAGATGAAATGCCGGTGTCAGGATGGACCTGCTTGAGAACCTTGTAAATGTAGATGGCATAGCTCTCCTTCCTCttgcgcttctttttcttgtcggTCTTGGTGATATTCTTCTGAGCCTTGCCAGCCTTCTTGGCTGCCTTTCCACTAGTTTTCGGCGGCATTATTcactttacttatattttcacaaacaCAATTCACTTATCATAATGTGGCTCTGAACGcgttcatttttatacttttttacgaACAATCATTTCAGGTCTAAGTCACCCACCCCTAACTGAAAGCGCTGGCAGacgaaaaagtataaatatttccctgCCGGGGTTCGGCCAGCATTCGTGTTCCGTGTGTTAAGTGAACTAAGTGAAATAAACGCAAAGCAAAATGTCTGGACgtggaaaaggtggcaaagtGAAGGGAAAGGCAAAGTCCCGCTCCAACCGTGCCGGTCTTCAATTCCCTGTGGGCCGTATTCACCGTCTGCTCCGGAAGGGCAACTACGCCGAGCGTGTTGGTGCAGGCGCTCCAGTTTACCTAGCAGCCGTAATGGAATATCTGGCCGCTGAAGTTCTCGAGTTGGCAGGCAATGCTGCTCGTGACAACAAGAAGACTAGAATTATTCCGCGTCATTTACAGCTGGCCATCCGCAACGACGAGGAGTTAAACAAGCTGCTCTCCGGCGTCACTATTGCCCAAGGTGGAGTCTTGCCGAATATTCAGGCTGTTCTGTTGCCCAAAAAGACCGAGAAGAAGGCTTAAACTAAACGTTTCAAAAGCTGAATACCTACTTGTACATAAAATCATCAATCAAACCGTCCTTTTCAGGACGACCAAATTGTTACCaaagatttgaaaaattttttaactaCGTTACTATTATGttgtattgaataaattatacaaaaaattattttaggaattgtcatattttatttatatatgcagtaagatttttcaaattttctattatataaaatataaagtagtttttttatttttcgcactCCACGATGCGTTGATATACACACGGTGTCTGAATTCAGTACAGTCTGTACAAAGCCATGTTATGAATCTatcaatatatacacactatACTCTCAATTTGGTCTACCTGAAGAAGCAATCAATGATCGACATTTAGTTTGATGCAATAGCGGACTACCTCATTCTTGGGGTTCCCAACCAATAAAAGgacatattttttgaaaatgtacctccttttaaaaagttagtggtggtcctgaaaaggaccgaTTGCTTAATAAAAGTACAGGACTTTTTTTTAACCGCCAAATCCGTAGAGAGTGCGGCCTTGCCTCTTCAGAGCGTACACAACATCCATGGCTGTAACAGTCTTTCTCTTAGCGTGTTCGGTGTAGGTGACGGCATCACGAATTACGTTCTCCAAGAAAACCTTCAGAACACCACGCGTTTCCTCGTATATGAGTCCAGATATGCGCTTCACACCGCCACGACGAGCCAAACGGCGGATAGCAGGCTTCGTGATACCTTGGATGTTATCACGAAGCACTTTGCGATGACGCTTGGCGCCACCTTTTCCCAATCCCTTGCCTCCTTTACCACGACCAGTCATTATTCACTGTTTTATACTattctgcacacacacagtccgAAAGTCACTGAAGAactaatttcaacattttctgtgTGCCTCTATTTATACGTAAAACGCCAAAAACCCGAGAGAGTACGAATGATATGTTCGTTTCGTTCCTCGCTCGTCAATGAGATGGCCtctgtttctctttctctttctcaccATCCACGCTTGCTATATAAGTAGGTAGCAAATGCTCTGATCGTTTATTGTGTTTTGAAACGTGAAGTAGTGAACGTGAACTGTGGTGAAACTCAAATCGGAAATGGCTCGTACCAAGCAAACTGCACGTAAATCGACTGGTGGAAAGGCGCCACGCAAACAACTGGCTACTAAGGCCGCTCGCAAGAGCGCCCCTGCGACTGGAGGTGTAAAGAAGCCCCACCGCTATCGCCCTGGAACAGTGGCCTTGCGTGAGATCCGTCGCTACCAAAAGAGCACAGAGCTTCTGATCCGCAAACTGCCTTTCCAGCGTCTGGTGCGTGAAATCGCTCAGGACTTTAAGACTGACTTGCGATTCCAGAGCTCGGCTGTTATGGCCCTGCAGGAAGCTAGCGAAGCCTATCTGGTTGGTCTCTTTGAAGATACCAACTTGTGTGCCATTCATGCCAAACGTGTCACCATAATGCCGAAGGACATCCAATTAGCGCGACGCATCCGCGGCGAGCGTGCTTAAGTTGGCAAGGCTTCAATTGGCAGCCAAAGCCCTAGCATACTCTACAAtcggtccttttcaggaccacAAACCACATTCAAtgagatttaaatttttcttttgcagcctatttataaaagaatatatattagaatataatattatatatagaaaataataacagaattgatattctatattttgtcTTTGTGTTAAGTTCAGctgaatatattattgaaatgtttataaggGGCAAACGGCACTGAAACTtcaaacatttctaaaaaatagaaattctgCTAATGAAAGAATcgaaatattgttattttaattgttagcccaacattaataaaataaaagaaaaggttaatataaaaacagttgttttatattttttattagtgctAACTTCCTTTAGAACACTGAAATAGTCATACGGAGCAAGAACCACGTTACCTTCAAAcatctataaaaaatcaaaattctgcGAATGACAGTTTGGaaataatgtaattatatcgGTCAGTCCAATATTTAGAAAGTAACAGAAAACTATAACATAAagattgttaattaaaattttttcttagttttaacTCAATTTGGGAATATTATTGAAGAGGTCGTACGGGGCCAGTGGAACTGCCCCTTCAACCgtctgtaaaaaataaaagatctgtaaaaacttgttttgaaattggttaattacgtagggaaattcaatatctaatatacaaaagaaagagataatacaaaaaagattgctttatattttattattaaataaaaacattgtatgACATACTATATGAAGGCTGATATATGGTagggaaattgatttattttagacaaattatttataaaaatgcatgaaaactTTAATCTACTAAAGCAAACacgttattattttaagaaaatattaaaaatccattgtttttgacaatatatgtattttttagaatCAAAAACTATTGCTGAATGATGCCGTAGAGCAAACTTTTTATGTAGTTCATTGTCAACTTAAATCAAGTAATAAAGTATCTCAAACAATAATAGACGCTCcttttttaggttttcctAAAGGTCGAAAGTTGAAGTTGTAATAAACTTCGGGAAtctctaaattattttcatgatttctaatttaaaaacatgtttttctataaattgctctagataaaaatgtgaatattcAAGTTCAATCAACATTAAAAAGTCACTAAAACCATATAtcaacatttgaaaaattcataatgaaaaactaattatttaagaatgtagaactattaaaacttacttttaataaatattttaaacacttaatatttaaaaaaaaagtttgcacttcAAGCAAACATCAACATAGTAAATGACTGCTAGCAGTCGTATTGTCAAAGTGCTCTCCTCCTCGATTCTCATCCGGGCGAGGGAGGTTGGCAAACAGCGCGCGGACCATTTTCTGAAGAAAAAAAGTGTTCTTAGTGAAGAAAAATGTCTGATTCTGCAGTTGCAACGTCCGCTTCTCCAGTGGCTGCCCCATCCGCGACAGTTGAGAAAaaggtggcccaaaaaaaggcaTCTGGATCTGCCGgcacaaaggcaaagaaagcCAATGCGGCGCCGTCACATCCGCCAACTCAGCAAATGGTGGACGCttcgattaaaaatttaaaggaacGTGGCGGCTCATCACttctggcaataaaaaaatatatcactgCCACTTATAAATGCGACGCCCAAAAGTTAGCTCCATTCATCAagaagtacttaaaatcggcCGTGGTCAATGGAAAGCTTATCCAAACAAAGGGAAAGGGTGCATCTGGATCATTTAAACTTTCGGCCTCCGCCAAgaaggataaggataaggatcCGAAGGCGAAGTCGAGGGTTTTGTCTGCTgagaaaaaagtggaaagcaaGAAGGTAGCATCCAAGAAGACTGGTGCTTCCTCCAAAAAAACTGCCGCTGGGGCTGCTGACAAAAAGCCCAAGGCTAAGAAGGCTGTGGCCACCAAAAAGACTgccgagaaaaagaaaaccgagaAGGCAAAAGCCAAGGATGCTAAGAAAACTGGAATCGTAAAGTCGAAGCCCGCCGCAACAAAGGCGAAAGCGACCGCGACCGCAGCGAAGTCGAAGGCTACAGCAGCCAAAGccccaaaggcaaagccaGCGGCGTctgcaaaacccaaaaagactGCGAAGAAAGCAGCGGTTTCTGCTACGGCCAAGAAGCCGAAAGCAAAGACTACGGCCGCCAAGAagtaaattgtgaaaaagtaCAGTAGTTAGTACATGTTCGCAATCAAAATTTTAGATTTCAACatctgaaatttgtttaaacaagcCCTTTTCAGGGCTACAACGATTCGTTGCAAGAgaaaaaactttcatttaaatgctatttgaaaattaaaatgctccattaattttattggcaacCATCGCGTCGTGTCTGGTTATTGAATTACGTTGCTTTTTGAGCGTATTGAGTTTTCGTTTCCGATTTTTTGGTATATatctaaacaaatttgaacaattttaacCCCATAGTGGGAATGGATAAGTTGAAATCGacgatatattgaaaaatacatttccttgGTGAAACACATTGTGGCCCTGAAAAGGGCCGTTTTGGATTAATGTCCGCAGCATTCGTAGGAACAAATTATTTGGAGCTGGTGTACTTGGTGACAGCCTTGGTTCCCTCACTGACAGCATGCTTGGCCAACTCTCCCGGCAGAAGCAGGCGAACAGCCGTTTGGATTTCTCGACTGGTGATGGTCGAGCGCTTGTTGTAGTGAGCCAGACGAGACGCCTCGGCAGCAATGCGCTCGAAAATATCATTTACAAAGCTGTTCATGATGCTCATCGCCTTAGATGAAATGCCGGTGTCAGGATGGACCTGCTTGAGAACCTTGTAAATGTAGATGGCATAGCTCTCCTTCCTCttgcgcttctttttcttgtcggTCTTGGTGATATTCTTCTGAGCCTTGCCAGCCTTCTTGGCTGCCTTTCCACTAGTTTTCGGCGGCATTATTcactttacttatattttcacaaacaCAATTCACTTATCATAATGTGGCTCTGAACGcgttcatttttatacttttttacgaACAATCATTTCAGGTCTAAGTCACCCACCCCTAACTGAAAGCGCTGGCAGacgaaaaagtataaatatttccctgCCGGGGTTCGGCCAGCATTCGTGTTCCGTGTGTAAGTGAACTAAGTGAAATAAACGCAAAGCAAAATGTCTGGACgtggaaaaggtggcaaagtGAAGGGAAAGGCAAAGTCCCGCTCCAACCGTGCCGGTCTTCAATTCCCTGTGGGCCGTATTCACCGTCTGCTCCGGAAGGGCAACTACGCCGAGCGTGTTGGTGCAGGCGCTCCAGTTTACCTAGCAGCCGTAATGGAATATCTGGCCGCTGAAGTTCTCGAGTTGGCAGGCAATGCTGCTCGTGACAACAAGAAGACTAGAATTATTCCGCGTCATTTACAGCTGGCCATCCGCAACGACGAGGAGTTAAACAAGCTGCTCTCCGGCGTCACTATTGCCCAAGGTGGAGTCTTGCCGAATATTCAGGCTGTTCTGTTGCCCAAAAAGACCGAGAAGAAGGCTTAAACTAAACGTTTCAAAAGCTGAATACCTACTTGTACATAAAATCATCAATCAAACCGTCCTTTTCAGGACGACCAAATTGTTACCaaagatttgaaaaattttttaactaCGTTACTATTATGttgtattgaataaattatacaaaaaattattttaggaattgtcatattttatttatatatgcagtaagatttttca is part of the Drosophila yakuba strain Tai18E2 unplaced genomic scaffold, Prin_Dyak_Tai18E2_2.1 Segkk15_quiver_pilon_scaf, whole genome shotgun sequence genome and encodes:
- the LOC120322178 gene encoding histone H1-like, with protein sequence MSDSAVATSASPVAAPSATVEKKVAQKKASGSAGTKAKKANAAPSHPPTQQMVDASIKNLKERGGSSLLAIKKYITATYKCDAQKLAPFIKKYLKSAVVNGKLIQTKGKGASGSFKLSASAKKDKDKDPKAKSRVLSAEKKVESKKVASKKTGASSKKTAAGAADKKPKAKKAVATKKTAEKKKTEKAKAKDAKKTGIVKSKPAATKAKATATAAKSKATAAKAPKAKPAASAKPKKTAKKAAVSATAKKPKAKTTAAKK
- the LOC120322204 gene encoding histone H2B, producing the protein MPPKTSGKAAKKAGKAQKNITKTDKKKKRKRKESYAIYIYKVLKQVHPDTGISSKAMSIMNSFVNDIFERIAAEASRLAHYNKRSTITSREIQTAVRLLLPGELAKHAVSEGTKAVTKYTSSK
- the LOC120322192 gene encoding histone H2A; amino-acid sequence: MSGRGKGGKVKGKAKSRSNRAGLQFPVGRIHRLLRKGNYAERVGAGAPVYLAAVMEYLAAEVLELAGNAARDNKKTRIIPRHLQLAIRNDEELNKLLSGVTIAQGGVLPNIQAVLLPKKTEKKA
- the LOC120322217 gene encoding histone H4; translated protein: MTGRGKGGKGLGKGGAKRHRKVLRDNIQGITKPAIRRLARRGGVKRISGLIYEETRGVLKVFLENVIRDAVTYTEHAKRKTVTAMDVVYALKRQGRTLYGFGG
- the LOC120322182 gene encoding histone H1, producing the protein MSDSAVATSASPVAAPSATVEKKVAQKKASGSAGTKAKKANAAPSHPPTQQMVDASIKNLKERGGSSLLAIKKYITATYKCDAQKLAPFIKKYLKSAVVNGKLIQTKGKGASGSFKLSASAKKDKDPKAKSRVLSAEKKVESKKVASKKTGASSKKTAAGAADKKPKAKKAVATKKTAEKKKTEKAKAKDAKKTGIVKSKPAATKAKATATAAKSKATAAKAPKAKPAASAKPKKTAKKAAVSATAKKPKAKTTAAKK